A genome region from Nocardia sp. NBC_00565 includes the following:
- a CDS encoding NUDIX hydrolase produces MTDTTTTLAQEAKPQRHKVTGDVHLLLRRGTEVLFGQRQNTGFEDGAWHLPSGHLEADESVVDALIREAREEIGVTIAPEDVHFSHIMHNSSSGGRIAFFFTVDTWQGEPTNLEPEKCSALEWFAADALPDHMIPYCRTAMERIAARDSFSVYGW; encoded by the coding sequence ATGACTGACACAACGACCACACTCGCCCAAGAAGCAAAGCCGCAGCGGCACAAGGTGACTGGTGACGTTCACCTGCTGCTGCGACGAGGGACTGAAGTGCTGTTCGGCCAGCGCCAGAACACCGGCTTCGAGGATGGCGCCTGGCACCTGCCGAGCGGTCATCTCGAAGCCGACGAATCGGTGGTCGACGCCCTGATCCGCGAAGCCAGGGAAGAAATCGGCGTGACCATCGCGCCGGAGGATGTGCACTTCAGCCACATTATGCACAACTCGTCCTCAGGCGGGCGCATAGCGTTCTTCTTCACCGTGGACACATGGCAGGGGGAGCCAACCAACCTGGAACCTGAAAAGTGCAGTGCGCTCGAATGGTTCGCGGCAGATGCACTGCCCGATCACATGATCCCCTACTGCCGCACAGCGATGGAGCGCATCGCGGCTCGCGACTCGTTCTCGGTCTACGGCTGGTAG
- a CDS encoding AAA family ATPase, protein MTTKLFFVIGPAGSGKSTTSALIAQRIGAAYIDKDSVATAFTEALLEAAGTDKNERDNNEYYQRVVMDLEYATLLRIAGDNLRLGISVVLDAPFVRYFPCADYLERAAIDHDWPPDAEKIVVHVTADGNRVRTRISHRGYERDAWKLDHWDEFWTRTQTAECRWRGARHVFFDNSAEGVSCDALDRAITTPD, encoded by the coding sequence ATGACCACGAAACTCTTCTTTGTGATCGGGCCTGCCGGCTCGGGCAAGTCGACGACGAGCGCTCTCATCGCGCAACGAATCGGCGCCGCCTACATCGACAAGGACAGTGTGGCAACGGCATTCACCGAAGCCCTGCTCGAAGCGGCGGGGACCGATAAAAACGAGCGCGACAACAACGAGTACTACCAGCGCGTCGTTATGGACCTGGAGTATGCGACGCTCCTGCGCATCGCGGGCGACAACCTCCGGCTCGGCATCTCCGTCGTGCTCGACGCCCCGTTCGTGAGGTACTTCCCGTGCGCGGACTATCTGGAACGGGCTGCCATCGACCACGACTGGCCCCCGGACGCCGAGAAGATCGTCGTACACGTCACCGCCGACGGCAACCGGGTGCGAACCCGCATCAGCCATCGCGGGTACGAGCGCGACGCGTGGAAACTCGATCATTGGGACGAGTTCTGGACGAGAACACAGACCGCAGAATGCCGCTGGAGAGGAGCACGCCATGTGTTCTTCGACAACAGCGCTGAGGGTGTGTCGTGCGACGCGCTCGACCGAGCCATTACCACGCCCGACTAG
- a CDS encoding MFS transporter: MTRQEAVRRVVADEPPRTVRIRWFLVALLVIGGVVNYLDRSNLSVANTTIAAEFDLSAIQMGLLLSAFSWPYAIANLPAGYLVDRFGPKKMYAWAAGLWSLVSMISATANSFGFLYAARVALGVAESPFFTSSLKVTERWYNQTERALPVSVVNTGSQIANAIAPPLLTFLLITMTWRGMFLFIGALGIVVVLIWLRVYRDPNIREQILINGTAREDEADEPKVEQVGWGELFKHRNTWFMILGAFGIFYTVWVYLTWLPSYLQTARGFSLKDSSWLAALPFLCGIVGVLFGGYLSSRFVKSGMNAVLARKVPIVGGAVLAAAAVLPVAYVDSTPLAITLLSIGYFASQVPIGCLWTLAADIAKPNQVASLGAIQNFGGFLGAAVAPVVTGAILTATDGSYTFVFLVGGVLLLVGAAAYAFFVKDRRHASEAMA; this comes from the coding sequence ATGACCCGACAAGAAGCCGTTCGCAGGGTCGTCGCAGACGAGCCACCGAGGACTGTCCGGATCCGATGGTTCCTCGTAGCCCTGCTCGTCATCGGCGGGGTCGTCAACTACCTCGATCGCAGCAATCTCAGCGTCGCCAATACCACGATCGCCGCGGAGTTCGACCTGAGCGCCATCCAAATGGGTCTGCTCCTGTCCGCGTTCTCCTGGCCATACGCGATCGCGAACCTGCCTGCCGGATATCTGGTCGACAGGTTCGGCCCCAAAAAGATGTACGCCTGGGCTGCCGGTCTCTGGTCCCTGGTCTCGATGATCTCGGCCACCGCCAACTCCTTCGGCTTCCTCTATGCCGCTCGAGTGGCGCTAGGTGTGGCCGAGTCGCCGTTCTTCACCTCGAGTCTGAAGGTCACCGAACGCTGGTACAACCAAACCGAGCGCGCGCTGCCGGTGTCGGTCGTGAACACCGGTTCGCAGATCGCCAACGCCATCGCACCGCCGCTGCTTACCTTCCTGCTGATCACGATGACCTGGCGCGGCATGTTCCTCTTCATCGGCGCGCTCGGCATCGTCGTGGTGCTGATCTGGCTGCGGGTGTATCGCGACCCGAATATCCGGGAGCAAATACTCATCAATGGGACGGCGCGCGAAGACGAGGCCGACGAGCCGAAGGTCGAGCAGGTCGGTTGGGGCGAACTGTTCAAGCACCGCAACACCTGGTTCATGATCCTCGGCGCGTTCGGCATCTTCTACACGGTGTGGGTGTACCTCACCTGGCTACCCAGCTATCTGCAGACCGCGCGCGGGTTCAGCCTGAAGGACAGCAGCTGGCTCGCCGCCCTGCCGTTCCTGTGTGGCATTGTCGGCGTGCTCTTCGGAGGCTATCTGTCCAGCAGGTTCGTGAAATCGGGCATGAACGCCGTGCTCGCCCGCAAGGTCCCGATCGTCGGCGGTGCGGTGCTCGCTGCGGCAGCCGTGCTGCCCGTTGCGTACGTCGATAGCACTCCGCTGGCGATAACACTGCTATCGATCGGATACTTCGCGTCGCAGGTTCCGATCGGGTGCCTGTGGACCCTCGCGGCCGACATCGCCAAGCCGAACCAGGTCGCCTCGCTCGGCGCCATCCAGAACTTCGGCGGATTCCTCGGCGCGGCCGTCGCCCCCGTAGTGACGGGCGCGATCCTCACCGCCACCGACGGAAGCTACACCTTCGTCTTCCTCGTCGGCGGCGTGCTGCTACTGGTCGGGGCCGCGGCGTACGCGTTCTTCGTGAAGGACCGAAGGCACGCGAGTGAGGCAATGGCGTGA
- a CDS encoding GntR family transcriptional regulator, whose translation MTDLNLSAIDYPSISTTIADQIRGIIRSGSLRPAQPLSESKIAAQLNVSRGPVREALQLLVQERLLVRIPNRGVFVADITPEDVVEIYEVRHALEARCGVKLLAGDEGLLRQTVLRLRVIVDRMGTAEQARQWGEVIEQDLAFHTTLVDAAGNSRIKRAYSTLMVESSLSINRLERWYPDDASLVDEHLRIIEALAARDEAAFAEALEFHYSSTFDE comes from the coding sequence GTGACAGATCTGAACCTGAGCGCGATCGACTATCCGTCGATCTCGACCACCATCGCCGATCAGATCCGCGGCATCATTCGTAGCGGCTCGCTGCGCCCGGCGCAGCCCCTGTCCGAATCGAAGATCGCTGCGCAGCTGAATGTTTCGCGCGGGCCGGTGCGCGAGGCGCTGCAGCTGCTCGTGCAGGAGCGGTTGCTGGTGCGCATACCCAACCGGGGGGTGTTCGTCGCCGACATCACCCCGGAGGACGTGGTCGAGATCTACGAGGTGCGCCACGCGCTCGAAGCCCGTTGCGGGGTCAAGCTGCTGGCCGGTGACGAAGGGCTGCTGCGCCAGACCGTGCTGCGATTGCGGGTGATCGTGGACCGGATGGGCACCGCCGAACAGGCCAGGCAGTGGGGTGAGGTCATCGAACAGGACCTTGCTTTCCACACCACGCTCGTGGACGCCGCCGGCAATTCGCGCATCAAGCGTGCCTATTCCACCCTGATGGTGGAGTCCTCGCTCTCGATCAACCGGCTCGAGCGCTGGTATCCGGACGACGCCTCGCTCGTGGACGAGCATCTGCGCATTATCGAGGCACTCGCCGCGCGGGACGAGGCCGCCTTCGCCGAGGCGCTCGAGTTCCACTATTCGTCCACCTTCGACGAGTAG
- a CDS encoding carbohydrate kinase family protein, translating into MTAAVLASLGAPTLLIANDIGDDEHGRGIARWLEQHEVQRAFAIRPDVVTPRIVVSGDDQHTRTWFAHLPGVVASLERAELSPLADAAFVYLDCYELIESAALRVIEVACAAEVPLLLNLGGSVLSPEVAAAVRGYSGLLVQTNVDDTAHADAPALARSILDQTRAAWVIVTAGAHGAVGLSRSELVSVPAFPVEVRHTHCAGAAFSGGLLYGLWASWSMGQTMLFGSASGALRCARHQGAPLPTLAELRAFIASRQQFAAS; encoded by the coding sequence ATGACAGCGGCGGTGCTCGCATCTCTGGGAGCACCGACCCTGCTGATTGCCAACGACATTGGCGACGATGAGCACGGCCGAGGCATTGCCCGCTGGCTGGAACAACACGAGGTCCAGCGTGCCTTCGCGATCAGGCCGGATGTCGTCACACCACGAATCGTCGTGAGTGGCGACGACCAGCACACCCGCACCTGGTTCGCTCATTTGCCGGGCGTTGTCGCCAGTTTGGAGCGCGCCGAACTGTCGCCGCTGGCGGATGCGGCATTCGTTTACCTGGATTGCTACGAGCTGATCGAATCAGCTGCACTGCGCGTGATCGAGGTCGCCTGTGCCGCCGAGGTGCCCTTGTTGCTAAATCTCGGTGGCTCCGTGCTTTCGCCTGAGGTGGCAGCTGCTGTACGCGGGTACTCCGGCCTGCTGGTGCAAACGAACGTCGATGACACTGCCCACGCCGATGCGCCAGCTCTGGCCCGATCCATCTTGGACCAGACTCGTGCAGCCTGGGTGATCGTGACCGCTGGTGCCCATGGTGCCGTCGGGCTCAGTCGGTCGGAACTGGTCTCGGTGCCAGCGTTTCCGGTGGAGGTTCGACATACGCACTGCGCGGGTGCTGCCTTCTCGGGTGGCCTGTTATATGGCCTCTGGGCTAGCTGGTCCATGGGGCAAACTATGTTGTTCGGATCGGCCAGTGGGGCACTCCGGTGTGCACGACACCAAGGTGCCCCGCTGCCGACCTTGGCCGAACTGCGGGCATTCATCGCCAGTCGCCAACAGTTCGCCGCCAGCTAG
- a CDS encoding recombinase family protein — MARPRKKSHKTARIQTDRLDSLDTVRVGIYVRRSTDDEHQPYSIEAQDARLGSYVDSQPGWHIVMRFADDASGASTEREDLQRAMRAAEAGLIDVLLVYRVDRFSRNLRDMVTLLDDLDRHGVVFRSATEPFDTSTPMGRMLVQMLGMFAQFERDTIIDRVIAGMERKAAKGLWKGGRRPFGYLPDATGHSLTPHPNESPIVGLIYRLYTRDRLGSKAIARLLNERGHRTTTSGTWSGHQVLRTLSNPVYIGELSFRDITTHNCHPPLIDTDLFAEAGRILTERGDDRAHRRANASDYTLTGRMRCPKCHTAMIGTRAHGKTKVYRYYTCHTRNRYDSTRCDGYRLNADYVETAVLDALARFYRDHHTLIADAVTEAQRQHHAGHDAHHAELAAIHTKIADIDTKIDRYLTAFENGTMDEQLIGDRLAQLRANSRQLTHRRDELTATLDSAPTGPDPATLTDIADHITELITTGTDHARKTLIETLIAEIKITGPDTIVPVFRIPQPPADPHTPHTNKAPTGGKPPVRASETGVRAMANSVGLRGLEPLPPLRSSSCLVIPARSHYLEQQNDPVIPSARTFSGFPTFPRRIAVQRRSHPYGVPPGARTYDT, encoded by the coding sequence ATGGCACGACCGAGAAAGAAAAGCCACAAAACCGCGCGGATTCAGACTGACCGCCTCGATAGTCTCGACACGGTCAGAGTCGGGATCTATGTACGCCGATCCACCGACGACGAACACCAACCGTATTCGATCGAGGCCCAGGATGCCCGCCTGGGCTCGTATGTGGACTCCCAACCCGGATGGCACATCGTCATGCGGTTCGCCGACGACGCCTCCGGAGCGTCCACCGAGCGTGAGGACCTGCAACGCGCCATGCGCGCCGCCGAAGCAGGGTTGATCGATGTCCTGCTCGTCTACCGAGTCGACCGCTTCTCCCGCAACCTACGCGACATGGTCACCCTGCTCGACGACCTCGACCGACACGGGGTCGTGTTCCGCTCGGCCACCGAACCCTTCGACACCTCCACTCCCATGGGCCGCATGCTGGTCCAAATGCTCGGCATGTTCGCCCAATTCGAACGCGACACCATCATCGACCGGGTCATCGCGGGCATGGAACGCAAAGCCGCCAAAGGACTCTGGAAAGGCGGACGCCGCCCCTTCGGTTACCTGCCCGACGCCACCGGCCACAGCCTCACACCTCACCCCAACGAATCCCCGATCGTCGGCTTGATCTACCGCCTCTACACCCGAGACCGGTTGGGCTCCAAAGCAATCGCGCGTCTCCTCAACGAACGCGGGCACCGCACCACCACCAGCGGAACCTGGTCGGGCCACCAAGTCCTACGCACCCTGTCCAACCCCGTCTACATCGGCGAACTGTCCTTCCGCGACATCACCACGCACAACTGCCACCCGCCACTCATCGACACCGACCTCTTCGCCGAAGCCGGGCGGATACTCACCGAACGCGGCGACGACCGCGCCCACCGCCGCGCCAACGCCTCCGACTACACCCTTACCGGACGCATGCGCTGCCCCAAATGCCACACAGCCATGATCGGCACCCGCGCCCACGGCAAAACCAAGGTCTACCGCTACTACACCTGCCACACCCGCAACCGCTACGACAGCACCCGGTGCGACGGCTACCGCCTCAACGCCGACTACGTCGAAACCGCCGTCCTCGACGCCCTCGCACGCTTCTACCGCGACCATCACACCCTCATCGCCGACGCCGTCACCGAGGCCCAACGCCAACACCATGCCGGACACGACGCCCACCACGCCGAACTCGCCGCCATCCACACCAAGATCGCTGACATCGACACGAAGATCGATCGCTACCTCACCGCGTTCGAGAACGGCACCATGGACGAACAACTCATCGGCGACCGCCTGGCCCAACTCCGCGCGAACAGCCGCCAACTCACCCACCGCCGCGACGAGCTGACCGCCACCCTCGACAGTGCCCCCACAGGCCCCGACCCCGCCACCCTCACCGACATCGCCGACCACATCACCGAACTGATCACCACCGGCACCGACCACGCCCGCAAAACCCTGATCGAAACCCTCATCGCCGAAATCAAGATCACCGGCCCCGACACCATCGTCCCCGTCTTCCGCATCCCCCAACCACCCGCCGACCCCCACACCCCACATACGAACAAGGCCCCGACCGGAGGAAAACCGCCGGTCAGGGCCTCAGAAACGGGTGTTCGCGCAATGGCAAACTCGGTGGGGCTAAGGGGACTCGAACCCCTGCCCCCACTCAGGAGTTCGAGTTGTCTCGTGATTCCCGCTAGGTCCCACTACCTCGAACAACAGAACGATCCCGTCATCCCAAGTGCGCGAACGTTCTCTGGATTTCCAACGTTCCCCAGGAGAATCGCTGTTCAACGCCGGTCCCATCCTTATGGTGTCCCGCCGGGGGCACGAACCTACGACACCTGA
- a CDS encoding radical SAM protein, whose product MNTVPLPMPSLKPSSDEYGHARMPRGATVPQPDRIDRVAYGRFRNVYLYITEACQLRCEHCYMGERLDRALKMPLPKIVDTLTTWRRLGGSKLTILGGEPTLHPRYCEVIRLSKQLGYEHVITTTNAQKPALRRFRQLGPEDFAYVQVSLDGGSRETHDAVRGAGTFDEAMETTRELAERGFDTRIICTVNKANERDVFQLLDIADVLGVSLVKFHVFSTIGTGHGNAEMAMTPPEWVSFCDELNDVAPQYKTRVWYQPTYARRDQMERYAAEGYQGCIGRTLDRISIFPDGRCYVCSYLFDTELHFAQMVDGQVQLNHSANEFELFTSVLAESSCGGCKAGACMGGCPAEEVVMGQSSCTAYEDIVPVCRLWKSSAKPEE is encoded by the coding sequence ATGAATACTGTTCCATTGCCCATGCCCAGCCTCAAACCGAGTAGTGATGAGTACGGCCACGCCCGCATGCCGCGCGGTGCCACCGTTCCTCAGCCGGACCGGATCGACCGCGTGGCCTACGGCCGCTTCCGCAACGTGTACCTCTACATCACCGAGGCGTGCCAACTTCGCTGCGAGCACTGCTACATGGGCGAACGGCTAGACCGGGCGTTGAAGATGCCGCTGCCCAAGATCGTGGACACGCTCACCACGTGGCGGCGGCTGGGCGGGAGCAAATTGACCATCCTCGGTGGGGAGCCGACGCTCCACCCCCGCTACTGCGAGGTGATCCGACTGAGCAAACAGCTCGGCTACGAGCACGTCATCACCACGACGAACGCTCAGAAACCGGCACTTCGGCGCTTCCGGCAGCTCGGGCCGGAGGACTTCGCCTACGTACAGGTGAGTCTCGACGGTGGCAGCCGCGAGACCCACGATGCCGTGCGTGGTGCGGGCACGTTCGATGAAGCCATGGAAACCACGCGGGAGCTGGCCGAACGCGGCTTCGACACTCGCATCATCTGCACGGTCAACAAGGCCAACGAACGAGATGTGTTCCAACTCCTCGACATTGCGGATGTCCTGGGTGTGAGCCTGGTGAAGTTTCACGTCTTCTCGACCATCGGCACCGGGCACGGCAATGCGGAGATGGCCATGACACCGCCGGAATGGGTGAGTTTCTGCGACGAGCTCAATGATGTTGCGCCCCAGTACAAGACAAGGGTGTGGTATCAGCCAACGTATGCCCGGCGCGATCAGATGGAGCGCTACGCCGCCGAGGGCTATCAGGGGTGCATCGGCCGAACACTGGACCGGATTTCGATCTTCCCGGACGGCCGCTGCTACGTCTGCTCCTACCTGTTCGACACCGAGCTGCACTTCGCCCAGATGGTCGACGGGCAAGTGCAGCTCAACCACAGTGCCAACGAGTTCGAGCTGTTCACCAGTGTCCTCGCCGAAAGCTCATGCGGCGGATGCAAAGCCGGTGCCTGCATGGGCGGGTGTCCGGCCGAAGAGGTGGTGATGGGCCAGTCCTCGTGCACGGCCTACGAGGACATTGTGCCCGTCTGCCGCCTGTGGAAGTCCAGCGCCAAGCCCGAGGAGTGA
- a CDS encoding XRE family transcriptional regulator, whose product MTETPHYQRYCARCGNRLSRYNAESVCGACEVMARGQRHRPPTLPPDFWQTDQMRDALATWHMGRVFFAYRNHPYHGQQQPQELMGSWLGMTQVQISRIEKGSAPEQLSKLTRWAQILRIPPELLWFKLPDEVGAAAVSIEPTSTTGNNALALARWLAGDGTGTPPISHSDDLERVSLALEDARRYFDGSVLEFFRAQLARCKADDGSLGPAEALPLTLAVLGAIRRHSKDVQSDVRRQLLAVGSDGAEFAGWLYRDLHDPVTATFLYDRAMEWAQAAGSLPMQGYVLLKKSQMAYDSRDAGTLLGLAQAAKEGPWQLPIRVQAEVVQQEALGLAMIGGPATAVEQSLGQAQHLLTEANGADDQGLVSYFNESTLLVRSACCYTEAGKPQRATELFGQVLAGGGLSRRDAGFFSARQAKALALSGEPDEAAAVATKSVAVARETRSERTMNVVVDVVRTLDPWIHRPSVRQLRQALMPSR is encoded by the coding sequence ATGACCGAAACGCCGCACTACCAGCGCTATTGCGCGCGCTGCGGCAACCGCTTGAGCCGCTACAACGCCGAATCTGTTTGTGGCGCTTGCGAAGTCATGGCACGGGGGCAGCGGCACCGCCCGCCTACGCTTCCGCCGGACTTCTGGCAGACCGACCAAATGCGCGATGCGCTCGCCACCTGGCACATGGGCCGGGTCTTCTTCGCTTACCGCAACCACCCGTATCACGGACAACAGCAGCCGCAGGAACTGATGGGCAGTTGGCTCGGTATGACACAGGTGCAGATCAGTCGAATCGAAAAGGGTTCAGCGCCAGAGCAACTGTCCAAACTGACGCGGTGGGCGCAGATTCTCCGCATTCCGCCCGAGTTGCTGTGGTTCAAGCTGCCCGACGAGGTGGGCGCGGCAGCCGTATCCATCGAACCTACAAGCACGACAGGTAATAACGCGCTGGCGCTTGCACGCTGGTTGGCTGGCGATGGCACTGGCACCCCACCGATCAGTCACAGTGACGATCTGGAGCGGGTGAGCTTGGCGCTGGAGGACGCTCGCCGGTACTTCGACGGCTCGGTCCTGGAGTTCTTCCGTGCTCAGCTTGCGCGTTGCAAAGCCGATGACGGTTCCCTCGGTCCGGCTGAAGCGTTGCCACTTACGCTCGCCGTGCTCGGCGCAATCCGTCGGCACAGCAAGGATGTTCAGTCGGACGTGCGTCGGCAACTGCTGGCGGTTGGATCGGATGGCGCGGAATTCGCAGGCTGGCTGTACCGCGATCTCCATGACCCGGTAACGGCGACCTTCCTGTACGACCGCGCGATGGAGTGGGCGCAGGCTGCGGGCAGCCTGCCCATGCAGGGATACGTCCTGCTCAAGAAATCCCAGATGGCCTATGACTCGCGCGACGCGGGGACGCTGCTCGGATTGGCGCAAGCCGCTAAAGAGGGGCCGTGGCAGCTTCCGATTCGGGTACAGGCGGAAGTTGTGCAGCAGGAAGCATTGGGGCTCGCCATGATTGGCGGACCAGCCACTGCCGTGGAGCAAAGCCTTGGTCAGGCTCAGCACCTCCTCACCGAGGCCAACGGTGCCGACGACCAAGGGTTGGTGAGCTACTTCAACGAGAGCACGCTTCTGGTTCGCTCAGCCTGCTGCTACACCGAGGCGGGCAAGCCGCAGCGGGCCACTGAACTGTTCGGTCAGGTGCTCGCTGGTGGGGGACTGTCCCGGCGCGATGCTGGTTTCTTCAGTGCTCGACAGGCAAAAGCGCTCGCACTCAGCGGCGAACCAGACGAGGCCGCCGCGGTGGCAACCAAATCGGTCGCGGTGGCGCGCGAGACCCGTTCGGAGCGCACGATGAATGTCGTTGTGGACGTAGTCCGCACACTTGACCCTTGGATTCACCGGCCAAGTGTGCGGCAGCTCCGTCAAGCCTTGATGCCGTCGCGCTAG
- a CDS encoding DeoR/GlpR family DNA-binding transcription regulator translates to MSTPLIPEQRQQELMRLLRSAGVLSIRTLTELMDVSHMTVRRDIASLEDAGQVISVQGGVRLAEWSQISPPRERESRAHLELPRKRAIAEEAATLIEDGMAIFLDAGTTCESVVPFLAARSDLTVVTNDFFTVKALFEHPSIETIHTGGSVDISSGSSSGPLAAATVHSVNLDLTFLSTGTWDIEHGVTTPQTDKVTLKQTAMANATDTVLLADSTKFGTFERFKVAPLHRLSRIITDAELPASVARSIDDAGTLVDRVPLRG, encoded by the coding sequence GTGAGCACCCCTCTCATCCCTGAGCAACGCCAGCAGGAGTTGATGCGCCTCTTGCGCAGTGCGGGCGTGCTCAGCATCCGAACCTTGACCGAACTGATGGACGTCTCGCACATGACCGTGCGACGGGATATCGCGAGCCTCGAAGATGCGGGGCAGGTCATCTCGGTGCAGGGCGGAGTGCGGCTCGCGGAATGGAGCCAGATCTCGCCGCCGCGGGAGCGCGAATCACGCGCCCACTTGGAACTCCCTCGCAAGCGGGCGATCGCGGAAGAAGCCGCGACGCTGATCGAAGACGGGATGGCCATCTTCCTCGACGCGGGAACGACCTGCGAATCGGTCGTCCCATTCCTCGCCGCACGTAGCGACCTCACCGTGGTCACCAATGACTTCTTCACGGTGAAGGCGCTTTTCGAGCATCCGTCGATCGAGACCATTCACACCGGGGGATCCGTCGACATCTCCAGCGGGTCCAGCAGCGGACCCCTTGCGGCGGCGACCGTGCACTCGGTCAACCTCGACCTCACGTTCCTGAGCACGGGAACCTGGGATATCGAGCATGGGGTGACCACCCCGCAGACCGACAAGGTGACACTGAAGCAGACGGCGATGGCCAACGCCACCGACACCGTGCTGTTGGCGGACAGCACGAAGTTCGGCACCTTCGAGCGATTCAAGGTAGCGCCGCTGCATCGGCTCAGCCGGATCATCACTGATGCCGAACTTCCCGCCTCCGTCGCCCGGAGCATCGACGATGCCGGGACGCTGGTGGATCGCGTGCCGCTGCGTGGCTGA
- a CDS encoding alpha/beta hydrolase, which produces MVPTSTITRIRTLDGLHLAATLVTPGQPTTHAVVLVHGGGVTREEGGFFARLAAGLADAGIASLRFDLRGHGDSEGRQEELTLSAILNDIRVSLAAVQDATGSSDLALLGASFGGGICGYYAAKRPDDLSRLVLLNPQLDYKKRTIDTRDYWTNDVISDEKAEELNETGAIQFTPTLRHGRPLLNEVFWLKPNEVLGEIKASTLIVHGNADTLVPIDGSRAAVAKFTAPVELVEIEGSQHGFAVHDDPQYLNPKSQEFQAEVIRTVAGWLTA; this is translated from the coding sequence GTGGTTCCGACGAGCACCATCACCCGCATCCGTACTCTCGACGGCCTGCACCTGGCAGCCACCCTCGTCACTCCCGGTCAACCCACGACGCACGCCGTCGTGCTGGTGCATGGTGGTGGCGTCACCCGTGAGGAGGGCGGTTTCTTCGCCCGTCTGGCGGCCGGCCTTGCCGACGCTGGTATCGCGTCGCTGCGGTTTGACCTTCGCGGCCACGGTGATAGCGAGGGCCGCCAAGAGGAACTGACCCTCTCCGCCATCCTCAACGACATCCGCGTCAGCCTCGCCGCTGTGCAGGATGCCACAGGTTCCAGTGACCTGGCGCTGCTCGGTGCCAGCTTCGGGGGCGGCATTTGTGGCTACTACGCTGCCAAACGCCCAGATGATCTGTCTCGGTTGGTGTTGCTGAATCCTCAATTGGACTATAAGAAGCGCACCATCGACACTCGCGACTACTGGACGAACGATGTCATCAGCGACGAGAAGGCCGAAGAACTCAACGAAACCGGAGCGATTCAGTTCACGCCGACACTCCGGCATGGTCGGCCGCTGCTCAACGAGGTGTTCTGGCTGAAGCCGAACGAAGTCCTCGGCGAGATCAAAGCATCGACTCTGATCGTCCACGGCAACGCAGACACCTTGGTCCCAATCGACGGTTCCCGTGCTGCCGTAGCTAAATTCACGGCACCCGTTGAGCTGGTCGAAATCGAGGGATCACAGCACGGATTCGCCGTGCACGATGATCCGCAGTACCTCAACCCCAAGAGCCAAGAGTTCCAGGCCGAAGTGATCCGCACCGTAGCGGGCTGGCTCACGGCCTAG
- a CDS encoding haloacid dehalogenase type II → MPDPTFRPKYISFDCYGTLINYQITPVTRELVADLLTPEQFEQFVIDFRNYRYDQVCGVFYEYRQVLHDAYARTCAKWNLPVAPDAGQRFADAVLSWGAHADVPDPLKQMGANFPLVILSNANTNFLDVSVPRLGADFHAVYTAEQAGFYKPRYGAFEYMLDQLGATPEEVLHVSSHTRYDLMPAYDLGFTNTVLLDRGYDPPAPVYGYTRVESLDELNTLLGL, encoded by the coding sequence GTGCCAGATCCCACCTTCCGTCCGAAGTACATCTCCTTCGACTGCTACGGCACCCTGATCAACTACCAGATCACCCCGGTCACCCGGGAGCTGGTGGCCGACCTGCTGACCCCCGAGCAGTTCGAGCAGTTCGTGATCGACTTCCGCAACTACCGCTACGACCAGGTCTGCGGGGTGTTCTACGAATATCGCCAGGTGCTGCACGACGCCTATGCCCGCACCTGCGCGAAGTGGAATCTGCCGGTCGCGCCGGACGCCGGACAGCGCTTTGCCGATGCGGTGCTGAGCTGGGGCGCGCATGCAGACGTACCCGATCCGCTGAAGCAGATGGGTGCGAACTTCCCGCTGGTCATCCTGTCCAACGCCAATACGAACTTCCTCGATGTGAGCGTCCCCCGACTCGGCGCGGACTTCCACGCCGTCTACACCGCCGAGCAGGCCGGGTTCTACAAGCCGCGGTACGGCGCGTTCGAGTACATGCTCGACCAGCTCGGCGCGACCCCCGAGGAGGTACTGCACGTGTCCTCACACACCCGCTACGACCTGATGCCGGCCTACGACCTCGGCTTCACCAACACCGTGCTGCTCGACCGCGGCTACGATCCGCCGGCCCCGGTCTACGGCTACACCCGGGTCGAATCGCTCGACG